A genomic stretch from Cyprinus carpio isolate SPL01 chromosome A12, ASM1834038v1, whole genome shotgun sequence includes:
- the LOC122147127 gene encoding cytoplasmic polyadenylation element-binding protein 1-like, producing the protein MSSMQRDPLKLALGSRMDHSSSPLTPPPSATPSGGLSHRWPGASIWPNWDLMKTPESPFSIEREAWLHRQAASINEATLYMEWKSCPQTLPKSHLLLQGLFRGSSLGHH; encoded by the exons ATGTCCAGTATGCAAAGGGATCCTCTCAAGCTAGCTCTGGGCTCTCGTATGGACCACAGCAGCTCACCTCTTACCCCACCACCCAGTGCCACCCCAAGTGGTGGTCTGTCCCACCGCTGGCCTGGTGCCTCCATCTGGCCCAACTGGGACCTAATGAAGACCCCTGAGAGCCCATTCAGCATTGAAAGAGAGGCCTGGCTTCACAGACAGGCAGCCT CAATCAATGAAGCTACCCTTTACATGGAGTGGAAAAGTTGCCCCCAGACACTACCAAAATCCCATTTACTCCTGCAAGGTCTTTTTAGGGGGAGTTCCCTGGGACATCACTGA